The Spirosoma sp. SC4-14 DNA window TCAACAAAGCCAATACCCGCAATTTTTACCTGACCAAGGCCTACATGCACGAACGAAAGGGCGAGTATGCTGTTGCCGCCGGTATTCTCGATGCCACGTTTCCACTACTCAAGAAAGGCGAATCGACCGCTCGTTTACACCTGATTGCGGGGCAGCTTTATGACCTGACTGGCCAACCCAACAAAGCAATTGCCCACTACAGAAAGGTTTTAAAATCGGGGCCAACTTACGATCAGTCATTCTATGCGAATCTGTATGCAATTCAGAGCAATGGCCTGACCGGCGATCAAAAACGACTGGCTCAATCGACCGAAACGTTTGAAAATATGCTGGCCGACCGTAAAAACGTGGATCTAAAAGATAAAATCTACTTTACAATGGGGTTGCTCGAAGCCCGAAACGGCCATATCGACAAAGCCATTAAGTTATATAGTCAGTCAATCCAGGCAGCGGGTTCCAATACGACGCAGATTCCGTATACCTACCTGGAAATTGGGAAGCTCTATTTCGACAAAAAAACCGATTATGCCAAAGCTAAAGTCTATTACGATAGTGCCTTGGCACTAATGCCCAAACAAACTTCCGACTATGCGGCTCTTGTAAATCGCAAGAAAACGCTGGATGAGTTTGTACAATACCAAACGACCATTCGAACCGACGATAGCTTATTGCATCTGGCTCAAATGAATCCGGCTGCACTTGATAAATTGCTGGATCATGTTATCGATCAAAAAGAAAAGGAAGAGAAAGCTCAGGCCGAACTCGCCCGTCAGATTGTTGAAAAAGCATCGAATGGAACTATCAATGCCATTCCGGGTGCTACCAATTCCGACCTCCAGCCCAACGAACGGTGGGTGCTCTATAATCCGGTAGCTCTCAGCCAGGGAAAGCAGGAATTTTCGGCCCGATGGGGAAACCGGCCGCTCGAAGATAACTGGCGACGCAGTAACAAAGAAGCCGTTGATGCCGTTGCCGGAACCAATAACCCGCTTGCGGGTGCTGTTCCTGCTGGCAATGTCAGTTCCAATGCCCCTTTACAGCAGGATGCCCGCAACGCAACAGCATCGACAGCCACAACTCCCTCGGCCCGAAAGGCACAAAAAGATGCTTTTTATGCCAAGATTCCGTTCTCGCCCGAAGCTCAGGCTCAGGCGAATCAACGCATCGAGAACGCACTCTATAAACTTGGAAAGCTCTACAAATTCCAGCTAAATCAGCCAACCGACGCCATTACAACATTTGAACAGTTGCTGACACGCTATCCCAACACCTTACAAAAGCCCGAAATCTATTATCTGCTCCACTTATCGAATGAGCAGCTAAGCAAAGCCTCGAACTGGAAAGACAAACTCCTGGCCGAATATCCCAATACGTCGTATGCCCGGCTAGTTGGTCGAACAATGGAGCAATCGACCGATAGCGAAGCCAAAGCCCTGGCAACCTACACCCGAATTTATGACCTTTACAAAGCCAACAATCTGAACGAAGCGTTGGCTCAGGCCGAAAATTCGCTGGGTGCGTTAGCCGGTACGCAACTGGAAGACAAACTGGCTTTGCTGCGCATCATACTTATTGGTAAATTACGTGGTGTAGATGCCTACCGTCTGGCACTCAACGAATTTATTCGCGACTACCCAGCCAGTCCATTACTCACTCACGTCAAGGAAATGCAGGTTGCCGCCAACAAGCCAGCGATTAAATAAGTGAGCGAATTATGGATTGAGTAAATGGCTGAGCCCCTCAAAAAGTGATTCAGTCAATTACTTAGAAACGGCGATTCATAAACAAATCATAAACTCCTACACACCCATAATGATTGAATTTGCACCCGGTCGGTATCGAACCCTGATAAAAAAACTCTGGCAATTTGCCTTTGTCGGCATTGTCCTGGTTATTTTCTATATACTGGCTGTCAGTTACAATTTTCTATGGCTTTTTGGTGGAATGCCCAGCCTGAAAGCACTGGAAAACCCTCAGAGTGAAGTTGCCTCGGAAGTATACACCGCCGACAATCAACTATTAGGGAAATATTATGTAGAAAACCGCACTCCTGTCGAAATCACCCAGGTTTCGCCCAACGTTGTGTCGGCATTGCTGGCTACTGAAGATGCTCGTTTTGTGAAGCACTCCGGCATTGACCCCCGGTCTTTCTTTCGGGTAATAAAAGGATTGGCAACCGGCAACAGCAGCTCGGGAGGAGGTAGCACACTTACGCAGCAGGTAGCCAAAAACCTGTTCGATACGCGGGGCGAAAAGCTTAGAGGAGCCCTGGGCAATATTCCGATTATTAAAACGGTCATCGAAAAAACGAAAGAGTGGATTCTGTCAGTACGGCTTGAGCGAAACTACACCAAGCAGGAAATCATGATGATGTACCTCAATACGGTGTCGTTCGGCAACAATACCTATGGCATAAAAACAGCTGCTAAAACTTATTTCAACAAAGAACCCTGGAACCTGAATGTTGAAGAGGCCGCTTTGCTGGTAGGAATGCTACAGAATCCATCGCGCTATAACCCCAGAGTCTTCGAAGAGCGCTCCCAACAACGCCGGAATGTGGTTCTGAGCCAAATGCAACGATATGCTTTCCTGAGCGAAGAGCAATTTGCGACCTATAAACAAAAACCCATCCAGCTCGACTTTAGTATCGAGAACCAGAATACAGGGATGGCGGCCTACTTCCGATCGGTCATTAAAGATGATATTAAAGCTTTTATTGATCAGTATAATCAGGACAATCCTGATGCCGAACTAGATCTCTATACGAGTGGCCTGCGAATTTATACGACCATCGATTCGCGGATGCAGACCTATGCTGAAGAAGCCGTTATGGCCAACATGCGCGATCAGCAACGCAAGTTTTATGAGCACTGGCGGGGCCGGAATCCGTGGGTTCAGAAAAATTCAAAGACAAAGAAATACGAAGAGATTCCGGGCTTTATTGAACGAGTTGCCAGCCGAACATCGCGGTTCAAACAATTGAAAGCAGAATTCGGTAACGACGAAAAAGCCATATGGCGCGAAATGCGCAAACCCGTTAAAATGAAGGTGTTTGTGTATGGGGGGCGTCGCAACGAAAAAGATACCACAATGAGTCCGCTGGATTCAATTCGGTACTATAAACGATTGCTCAATACAGGCTTCATGTCGATGGACCCGCGTTATGGACACGTAAAAGCCTGGGTGGGTGGTATCAACTTCAAACACATCAAATTTGACCACGTCCGTCAAAGTCGACGTCAGCCAGGATCGACCTTTAAACCGTTTGTATACCTTACGGCTATGGATCAGGGTTTTGTTACACCCTGTACCCACATTACCGATCAGCCAACAACCTTTGCTCACGGCGAAGATAACAACGGAGGACCAGCCTGGACGCCTAAGAATTCGAACGGAAAATACAGCTACCGCGATCTGACACTTCGCGAAGCCTTAGGTCAATCGATCAATACCGTGAGTGCACAGCTTATTAAAAAAACCCGGGCTGAACCAGTTATTAAGTATGCGCACGATATGGGTATAATGAGCAAAGACTTACCCGAAAATCCGACATTATGTCTGGGCACGGGTGATGTGTCGGTCTATGAAATGGTATCGGCTTATTGTGCTTTCGCCAATGGTGGCATTCGGGTTCGGCCGATGCTGATTTTACGGATTACCGATAAAAACGGTAATTTATTAAAAGCCTTTACGGCCGATGCCAACCAGGTTATCAGCGCCAAGAGTGCTTATGAAATGCTCTATCTGATGCGTGGTGCTGTCGAAGACCCAAACGGAACCGCTCAGCGCCTTCGGACACAGTATAAACTGCTGGAAGGTGGCAATGAGATTGCTGCCAAAACCGGAACAACCTCGAACTACTCCGATGCCTGGTTTATGGGTATGACCCAGCATTTGGTATCGGGCCTTTGGGTTGGTGGCGATGATCGGTCTATTCACTTCCGGACAATTGAGCTAGGCCAGGGTGGCCGTATGGCTATGCCGGCATGGGGTATGTATATGCAAAAGATCTATGCAGATCCTACGCTTACCAAGTATCGTCCTGAGCCCTTCCGCAAACCGAACAATTTTAAAATCGACTGCGGTGGCTATCATATCGACTCATCGCAACGGTATATACCGCCTAAAGTAGTGCCGGAAGATGAAGACGAGATTCTTCAATAAACCAATCAGGGTAGCGATCGGCTACCCTTTTTTGTAAAAAAAGACAAGCAACCTTTCAACTGTATTGATTGTTCTATGAAAGCCCCTATTCCCCAAAAAGGGGCTTTAGCAACTCCCCTTTGGGGTTGGGGGCTTTTATGGCGGAATTCGACTATAAACAAGAACTAACCAAAGTTCCTCATGAACCAGGCGTCTATCGCTATTTCGACGCAACTGGCGAAGTTATTTACGTTGGCAAAGCGAAAGATCTGAAAAATCGCGTTAGCAGCTACTTTACGAATTCGAAACAACACGATCGTAAAACCCTTCGGCTGGTCAGTCAGATTCGTAAAATCGAGTTTACGATTGTGCATACCGAATTTGACGCTCTCCTGCTCGAAAATCAGCTTATTAAGCGGTATCAGCCTAAATTCAACATCCTGCTCCGCGACGACAAAACATATCCGTTTGTGTGCGTTACGAATGAGAATTTCCCCCGCGTGATTACAACTCGTCGGGTCGATCGGAAACTCGGTACGTTCTACGGACCTTTTGCGAACCTGAAACCCATGTATACGGTGCTGGATATGTTCAGTCAGTTGTTCACAATTCGCACCTGCAACTATAATCTGTCGCCCGAAAATGTTGCCACTGGTAAGTTCAAGGTCTGTCTGGAATACCACATTGGCAATTGCAAAGGCCCCTGCGAGGGCAAGCAGCCTGAAGCCGATTATGATAAGGACATTGAACAGGTTCATCATATTCTGAAAGGTAATCTGAAACCAGCGCAGGAATATTTTAAAGCGCGGATGGTTGAAGCGGCCAATGATCTGGCATTTGAGCAAGCCCAGCAGTATAAGGAAAAGATGGATGTGCTGCAGCGGTTCCAAAGCAAATCGACGGTTGTGAACCCCAAAATTGCTGATGCCGACGTTTTTTCGATTGCTTCCGACGAATCGGCTGCCTATATCAACTTTATGAAAGTAGTAAACGGCACCATTGTGCAGGCGCATACGGTTGAGGTTAAAAAGAAGCTGGATGAGACTGATTCCGACCTGTTGGCTATGCTGATCGTTGAGTTTCGGGAGCAATACGGTAGCCAGGCCAAGGAAATTATTACTAACATTCCGCTGGATGTCGATCTACAGGCCGAAATAACGATTCCACAAATTGGCGACAAGAAAAAATTGCTGGATATGTCGTTGAAAAATGTGTTGTATTTCCGGCGCGAACGCCAGGATCGGGCTGCTGCCGAAGCAACGGCTAATGCCAGCAAAAAAGACCGGGTACTGATTCGACTGAAGCAGGATCTACAACTCAAAAGCCTTCCAAACCGGATCGAATGCTTTGATAATTCCAATATTCAGGGCACAAATCCAGTTTCGGCTATGGTCTGCTTCATCGATGGGAAACCAGCCAATAAGGAATATCGGCACTTTTCGATTAAAACAGTAGTAGGACCTAATGACTTTGCCAGTATGTATGAAGTGGTTACCCGCCGATATACCCGCGTACTCGACGAACAGAGCGGTCTACCCGATCTTATTGTGATTGACGGTGGCAAAGGTCAGCTAAGTGCGGCCTGCGAAGCGCTCAAGGCACTCGATCTATATGGTAAAATTCCTATTATTGGTATTGCCAAACGGTTGGAAGAAATCTATTTTCCCGAAGATAGCCTTCCGCTCTACATCGACAAAAAATCGGAATCGTTGAAATTGATCCAGCGTATCCGCGACGAAGCCCACCGCTTCGCCATCACTTACCACCGCGACAAACGCAGCCGAAATAGTCTTATCAGCGAATTAGAGAATGTAGAGGGTATTGGAAAGAAAACTGCTGCTAAGTTGCTGAAACACTTTAAAGGCGTCACCAAAATTCGGGAAGCTTCATTCGATGAAGTGGCCGAAGTTGTTGGCAAAGACCGAGCGACAAAGCTCAAAGAATATTTTGATGCGATCGAACAGTAAAATCACAATACATACACCTATAAAAAAAGGAGCCAGAAGAGGCTCCTTTTTTTATAGGGTATTATTCTTAGTATTCCCAGAGGCTATGCTCGGTTTCCATCAGTTCATATTCAGTCTGGTACGATTTCAGCAGGCCTTCGCGGTCGCCATACATACCCACCAAATCCTGATCACCGGGATTAGCCACCTTCGTTATACGGCCATAGAACAGGCGTAAATCGAATGCATCGGCCAGGTTTTTATGTTGAGCCTGGTTTTGCGGGTTATACCAGATAAACTTCTTCGGATCGCTACGGAACAGCTTGTCCAGATCTTTGTATTTGAACGATGCGATGGGCACTTCAAATCCAGCCGGGTTTTTATCAGCAGGAAGCAGGAGTGTTACCGTCTGAATATCGTAATACAAACGTGAACGCTTACGGTCAAAGATCCAGTCTTCTTTTATCTCAAGAATATTTAGCTCTTTTGGGAAATACTCGTCACCAGAAAAACTGGGAGCCTGCGCAACGGCAACCGTATCTTTCTTTGGTTCAACGACTGGCGGTTCTGCAACTAGTGCTTTCCCCTTCTTGCCTTTTTTGCCTTTTTGAGCAACAGATGATTTTTTCTTTGGTGCTCCCCAGCCATCATCAGCAGGTTGCGCAGTGGCTGTCGCTTTTTTGGGTGCTCCCCAACCATCGTCAGCTACTTTCTTTTTATCATCTTTTTTAGGTTTATCCCAACTATCATCAGCGCCTGCCTGGTTTTCAGTACCAAAACCTGCTGCTTTTTCTTCTTCCGACAAGCCTCCTCCCGTATTCGGGATCAGCATGTTTTCATGAAATTTCTCGGCCGTAATTTTTGTCGTGCACGAGTCATTCGTATAGGCGTCAATTAAACCAGCTTTTACGGCATCAATCAGGTATTTCGAAATCTCATTATTCTTCGAGAACATCGACTGATTCTGTTTCTCCTTCAGGTCGATTCGACGCCAAAGGGTTTTCTTCATCATAATATCGTTCTCATTAACAGGCCGAACCGACAGCGAATTAGTGCCATTGGTTGCTTTCTCCTGAGCCCATGCATCCCCCCCTGCCAGAGCCAGCGTAGCAACGGCCAGCGCACTAGCATATCGAATCGTTCTTATTTGTGTCATGGCTACTATTTGTTGTCAAGTATAACGGCCAAAGAGCTACTTTAGTACATTAATATAATGAAACCTGATAGATAGGATTACCCATAGGAACATCGCTGATTTCACCACGGAAGTTCTGACGCTGCACCCCATCTACCTGAATTACCAGACGGTCACCTGGTTGTGCTTCGCCAGCCAATGCACCTAACGATCCGCCAGTTGGTCCAACGGTTATAGCTTGTACACGCTTTGTTCCACGCACCAGCGATATGGTGGCACCTGTTGGCCGGAAACGGGCATCATTGGGCGCATAAGCCGCAAAACTTGGATCAGCCACAGCCCGAATCTGAATACTACGAGCCGATGTAACCGGAACGCCACGTGGATCTGTAGTCCGTTGTCCACCTACCAAATATTCCAATGTTGGCCGTGGCACTAAATTCACTTTAAACCGTTCAGTACCTAATAAACTACCGCTGTTATTAATATTAAGCGACACCGTTTTAGAATTAGGAACAATGGTAACCTTACCCTTTTCACCCGATTGGATAACTGAAGCGCCATCGGCCGAGAAAGTCGGATTCCATAGTGCGCCTAATTGTGGACTCTGAATGCTCAGTTTATTTTCACATCCCAAATATAGAGGAGGCATGGTTCCCGTCTCGATCTGATACGATGGTTTTGCAACAAAGTATTCAGCTTGCAACGGGACCGTTTTCAGACCAGCTGGCGTTTGGTAAGCAATTGACCCGGTAAGTACCCGGCGAGCCAGACCATTTTTATCATAAGCACCGCCCTGAGCGGTAAACTCAACAATACCCTGGCCATCCTGCATTCGAACTGGCGCGCCATTCAGGCTCATGCGAGGCTGAATTCCCGACGACGAAGCTGCCAGAAACATTTGCCCTTTAAACTTCGTACCGGCCACAACCACTTTCGACTCCATGCTCAGCATGGCAATGATCTTATCGAATTTCACATCCTGCGCTCCCACTTTAGTAGCCAGAATATCGAGTACTTCGCCTTCAATACGGCGAACATCGGCTTGCTTCTGACTTAGTACGGCTAAGGCAGCCGGTACGGGCGTTTGGGCAAAGTTCAATTCGGCAAAATCTTTCCGACGCTGGTCTGGAGAACGATTCGCGATAGGATCATCTTTACCATCGAGTGCTAAGGGCGCATATTTCGTACCTGCATATTTCGAGATATTGTCGATATATGTATTCAGATCATCTTTCAGTTTGAAAGCGGCACCGTTACGGCTGGTACCAATCATCAGTTGCGCTACTTTTTCTTCTTCGCTCAGGTTCTTGATATTTCCTGATTCGTCGCGCCCGCCACCAGCGTCAACAACCCGATCTTTTAACTTATCGAGTTCGCCGATAACATCTGAAGTAAGTTTCCGAACATTGTCGGCCTGTTTTACGATTTCCAGATCCGCAGCCCGATTGCCCGACTTTTCAACCGTTGCCCGAATATTCTCGATAGTTGCCTGGTTTACCTTATTTACGGCTATGGTGGATTGCTCCAGGCTATTATTTATTAGCACAAACTTTTCCAGAATTGCCGACGTGACCTGTAAAGCCAGCATTGCGGTCAAAACCAGATACATCATCCCAATCATTTTCTGACGGGGTGTCTCTTTTGAACCTGCCATAAAGTATGGTAGAAAACGGAGGTTAAATGTTAGTTACCACGCATGGCAGTCAGCATGCTACCATATACGTTATTGAGAGATGCCAGGTTACCGGTCAGCTTCGCCATTTCGTTCTTGAACTGCTGTGCATCACGGCTTGCGTCGGTCATGTTTTCCATCGCCGTTGTCAGGCTGCCGTAGAAAGCATTCATGGCTTTCAGGTGTTTGTTGGCATCCTGTAATTCAAGCTCATAAACGGCATTTAAAGCGCCCATATTCTTGGTCACTTTCTGGAATTGATCGCGGTAATCTTTCGCATCTGTAGTGGCATCGGCCATCGAATTCATAGCTGTGATAGCCACTCCATACGACTTATTCATTTCGCCGATCGATGTCGACGCTGATTTTACATTACGAGCATAGTCGTTGGTAGCTACCGTAGCGTCGGTCAGGTCGGTTAGTTTCGAGACCGTATCGTTCAGGTTGCGGAAGCCAGAACCAAGCCGTTCAAACACTTCAGGTGTCACTTTGGCCTGAGCCAGCATCTGATCCATGTTACCGGTCAATCCATTAGCCTGTGGGGTTGGCTTACGCGCTTCGCCCTTATAATCGTCGGCCAATTCCGGATATACCCGTTCCCATGCATAATCACTTGCCGAAGTGGTTGGGTTTGTGAAACTCTGAACGGCGTATAAAATAAAGATGACAACTTCGGTAAGAAGACCGGCCGTTAATAACCAGCCAAATTGTTCGTTGTGGGTAATTTTAGCCCATGCCCCGGCAATAACGACGGCGGCACCGGCACTATAAATGGTTGGTACTAAACGATCCCAAAAAAAATTCGTGGATTTTGCTGCTGCCATGACAAGCGATTTGGTTGGAATAGGTAAACTACTGTTGGGTTAAGATTACGGCGTCAGACCAGACACGAGTGATCTGAGCAATGATATACTATTTTAGCTCAAAGGCTGAATATCAGCGATGCTGATATTCAGCCTCTGAAACACGAAATTCTTTATGCTTTTTTAGGCTTCGCAGCTTTTTTACTACTCTTGCTGCCACCAACACGACCACCGCGTCCCGATGCGGCACGCCCTTCGAGGTTATCCATTACGCAACGGAAACCGATATATGAGCGTTTCTGATCTTCATACTCATAATAGCGAGTTCCTGTTTCCAGATAGTAGGCAATATCTTTCCATGAGCCGCCCCGTACAACTTTCCGTGGCTCATCTGCATTCTGATTGTCGGGGTTCATATCCCATACAATGGCGTTTGAGTTATCGGCATACGCATCCCGGCACCACTCGGCAACGTTTCCGGCCATGTTGTAAAGGCCATAATCGTTAGGGCTGTAAGCATTAGCCGGAGCAGTATACGGATAGCCATCGGCATCGAAATTACCACGCTGTGGTTTAAAGTTTGCCAGATAGCACCCTTTACCATTGGCTACGTAAGGGTTCCCCCAGGGATACTTAGCCCCGCTTTTACCGCCACGGGCTGCCCATTCCCACTCCGCTTCAGAAGGCAACCGGAAACCGAACGAACGGTAACCACCTTCTTTTGTCCGGAAGTCGTCCAATGTGTTTGTACGCCACTGACAGAAATGCTTAGCGGCAATCCAGCTTACCCCCACGACAGGATAGGTATCAAATGCAGGATGCGCATAATAATGCTCCAGCATTGGATCACCATTGTGGTAGGTAAAGTCGTTTTTCCACACGGTTGTATCCGGATAATATTTCGCCATAATTTCTTCTTCACCAAGGACCGATACAGAATCAGCCAACAGCGCGTTGACATACTGCCGGTATTCATGGTTCGAAATTTCGGCATCATCCATATAGAATGAGCTAATGGTAACCTGCCGGTTCATGTTGATCTGAGTAGCAGCGACATCTTCATCTGCCTGCCCCATGATAAACGAACCCGATGGAATCAGGACCATGCCATAAGGAGTTGGCTGTTTCCAACCTTTGCGGCCTGTGGCCGTAATTTCTCCATTGGTAATGCCTACTTCGCCACCTTTGCCGTCTTTACCACCAAATTTTGACTTAATAAAGCCGCAACCTTGCATCAGCAGAATCACCGCTGCGACCATTACCCCACGGGTTGCGTTGGCTGTAAACCATTTGTACTTCATCATTATAGGACTTTAAACCTTCTTCTTGTGCGAGACCAGACTAAAAACGAAAATCTGTTTGGTTATTGTATGTTGAAATTTCTTTACGCAGAATTTATTAAAACGTTGCTCAATTAATGCGTATTAATACTTTTTAACATAACCCCTTTCCGTTCAAAAATACGCAGCTATTTCTTAACTGCATAACAAGAATGCTGCCAAAATCAGAGTCTTTTTAATTCACCACATGAAACCTAAAACAATCCAACGTCATATTAGATTAGTACCGGAATCGTGGCGTCCGTATGATAGGTTTCTTGCGCGGGTCAGGAGCGGGTAGTGCATAAGCCAGCATAATCTCATGCGATGTTGCGCTTTTTACACTGGCTCCTGTTACCAGATCCAGCGAATACCCAATCCGTAATGCGTTGTTCCGCATTAGGTTAATTCCGGCCGTAACCATCACCGCATCCTGATACCGATACCCAACTCCGGCCCATATCCGATTGTCGTATGTACCTACAACGTTGACAGTGGCGGTTGAATTGCGAAGCCCTCCCTTTGTTGCATACTGAATCAGAATAGACGGTTGTATATCAATGTCATAACCCAGCCCCAACCGATACCCTGCACTCAGATATGCATTCGGATAGAGCGGACTGGTCGATCGGTCGGTACCAAGCGTATAGGAAGCCTGGTTCAGGTGATTTACACTAAGCCCAATCCAGTAGTCGGTTGTATTATAATAAACCCCAGCACCAATATCGGGTTTTGCCTGGCTGATCCGGCCAGTCGGAATGAGCGGATCGCCGGGTTCACTGGGGCGAAATTTGCCATAATCGTAGGACTTGTTAAATAAACCAGCCTGAACGCCTAAAGCCAGTGTACCATTTTTCAGGGCCAACCGATAGGCATACGAAACCTGAACGGACTGATTGGTAGTTGCAGCCAGTTTATCGTTAAAGGCATAAATACCAACTCCGCTTTTAATCCGGGCCAACGGCATATTGAACGAAACCAACTGGGTATTCTGCACGCCATCGTCATTACTTCCAATAGCCTGATAACCAAGATACTGTGTCCGCTGGGTCAATTGCAGCCGCGATACCCCCTCCGACCCAGCCGCGGCCGGGTTATAATAGAGTGGGTTATACATATACATGCTAAACTGAGGCTCCTGTTGGGCAAAAACCGACCGTGTAGCCAGCGTCAGCAATAAAAAAGCAAAAACGTAAACTGTGCGAATCATACAAGCAAATAGAAAGAAACCAATGCCAATGGTCTTTGGCCTATTACGACACGCATCGGCGAGTTCGTTGCAACTATGCAGTGCAGTTTACAAATAAACGCCGAAACTGCTACTTTATTGAACCAGAAAAAGAAAGGTTGGCTGCCGAAAAAAGGCACGAAAGCCCCATTTTCAACAACCAACCTTTCTTTAAAGCCAAGTGTTTACGAATTATTGGCTTTTTTAATGTACAAATCCAAAGCTCCTGTCATTGAAGGTGCATTGGGTAGCGGAGCTTCAATGTCGAGGGTAAGGCCAGCGTCGGTGACGGCTTTAGCCGTTGTTGGCCCAAAAGCGGCCATTCGTGTACCATTTTGCTTGAAATCGGGAAAGTTTGTCAGCAACGAACTCACCCCCGATGGGCTGAAAAAAGCAATGATATCGTAGCTCTGAATAGCCAGATCCGACAAATCAGTAGGTACTGTTTCATACATCACGGCTTCCGTGAAGTACAAACTGCTGGTATCCATAAATTCGGGAATGTCGTTCCGACGGATGTTAGAACAGGGAAACAGAAATTTCTCGTTCTTATGCTTCTTGATCAGATCGAATAATTCGGTAGCCGTTTTGTTGCCATTGAAGATTTTTCGCTTCCGAATCACAATATATTTCTGTAGGTAATTGGCCGTTTGCTCAGAAATACAGAAATATTTCATGTCGGCTGGTACTTCGATGCGCCCTTCC harbors:
- a CDS encoding tetratricopeptide repeat protein, whose product is MSRYYRNRPYAVLFTVLALLTGGLVSCSQYSNRPISKGYHNLTAHFNAYVIARDEIKETELALFKNRKENYNQLLPILLPVDSLVAMPMKPQLDDAIKKASLIPERHQNSKWLDNAYILIGRARLLKQDLPNAIEVFKYVNTKGTNEDDKHEALVNLMRAYTEASDYPNALNVAEYLRTQPLNKANTRNFYLTKAYMHERKGEYAVAAGILDATFPLLKKGESTARLHLIAGQLYDLTGQPNKAIAHYRKVLKSGPTYDQSFYANLYAIQSNGLTGDQKRLAQSTETFENMLADRKNVDLKDKIYFTMGLLEARNGHIDKAIKLYSQSIQAAGSNTTQIPYTYLEIGKLYFDKKTDYAKAKVYYDSALALMPKQTSDYAALVNRKKTLDEFVQYQTTIRTDDSLLHLAQMNPAALDKLLDHVIDQKEKEEKAQAELARQIVEKASNGTINAIPGATNSDLQPNERWVLYNPVALSQGKQEFSARWGNRPLEDNWRRSNKEAVDAVAGTNNPLAGAVPAGNVSSNAPLQQDARNATASTATTPSARKAQKDAFYAKIPFSPEAQAQANQRIENALYKLGKLYKFQLNQPTDAITTFEQLLTRYPNTLQKPEIYYLLHLSNEQLSKASNWKDKLLAEYPNTSYARLVGRTMEQSTDSEAKALATYTRIYDLYKANNLNEALAQAENSLGALAGTQLEDKLALLRIILIGKLRGVDAYRLALNEFIRDYPASPLLTHVKEMQVAANKPAIK
- a CDS encoding transglycosylase domain-containing protein → MIEFAPGRYRTLIKKLWQFAFVGIVLVIFYILAVSYNFLWLFGGMPSLKALENPQSEVASEVYTADNQLLGKYYVENRTPVEITQVSPNVVSALLATEDARFVKHSGIDPRSFFRVIKGLATGNSSSGGGSTLTQQVAKNLFDTRGEKLRGALGNIPIIKTVIEKTKEWILSVRLERNYTKQEIMMMYLNTVSFGNNTYGIKTAAKTYFNKEPWNLNVEEAALLVGMLQNPSRYNPRVFEERSQQRRNVVLSQMQRYAFLSEEQFATYKQKPIQLDFSIENQNTGMAAYFRSVIKDDIKAFIDQYNQDNPDAELDLYTSGLRIYTTIDSRMQTYAEEAVMANMRDQQRKFYEHWRGRNPWVQKNSKTKKYEEIPGFIERVASRTSRFKQLKAEFGNDEKAIWREMRKPVKMKVFVYGGRRNEKDTTMSPLDSIRYYKRLLNTGFMSMDPRYGHVKAWVGGINFKHIKFDHVRQSRRQPGSTFKPFVYLTAMDQGFVTPCTHITDQPTTFAHGEDNNGGPAWTPKNSNGKYSYRDLTLREALGQSINTVSAQLIKKTRAEPVIKYAHDMGIMSKDLPENPTLCLGTGDVSVYEMVSAYCAFANGGIRVRPMLILRITDKNGNLLKAFTADANQVISAKSAYEMLYLMRGAVEDPNGTAQRLRTQYKLLEGGNEIAAKTGTTSNYSDAWFMGMTQHLVSGLWVGGDDRSIHFRTIELGQGGRMAMPAWGMYMQKIYADPTLTKYRPEPFRKPNNFKIDCGGYHIDSSQRYIPPKVVPEDEDEILQ
- the uvrC gene encoding excinuclease ABC subunit UvrC, coding for MAEFDYKQELTKVPHEPGVYRYFDATGEVIYVGKAKDLKNRVSSYFTNSKQHDRKTLRLVSQIRKIEFTIVHTEFDALLLENQLIKRYQPKFNILLRDDKTYPFVCVTNENFPRVITTRRVDRKLGTFYGPFANLKPMYTVLDMFSQLFTIRTCNYNLSPENVATGKFKVCLEYHIGNCKGPCEGKQPEADYDKDIEQVHHILKGNLKPAQEYFKARMVEAANDLAFEQAQQYKEKMDVLQRFQSKSTVVNPKIADADVFSIASDESAAYINFMKVVNGTIVQAHTVEVKKKLDETDSDLLAMLIVEFREQYGSQAKEIITNIPLDVDLQAEITIPQIGDKKKLLDMSLKNVLYFRRERQDRAAAEATANASKKDRVLIRLKQDLQLKSLPNRIECFDNSNIQGTNPVSAMVCFIDGKPANKEYRHFSIKTVVGPNDFASMYEVVTRRYTRVLDEQSGLPDLIVIDGGKGQLSAACEALKALDLYGKIPIIGIAKRLEEIYFPEDSLPLYIDKKSESLKLIQRIRDEAHRFAITYHRDKRSRNSLISELENVEGIGKKTAAKLLKHFKGVTKIREASFDEVAEVVGKDRATKLKEYFDAIEQ
- the gldN gene encoding gliding motility protein GldN, whose product is MTQIRTIRYASALAVATLALAGGDAWAQEKATNGTNSLSVRPVNENDIMMKKTLWRRIDLKEKQNQSMFSKNNEISKYLIDAVKAGLIDAYTNDSCTTKITAEKFHENMLIPNTGGGLSEEEKAAGFGTENQAGADDSWDKPKKDDKKKVADDGWGAPKKATATAQPADDGWGAPKKKSSVAQKGKKGKKGKALVAEPPVVEPKKDTVAVAQAPSFSGDEYFPKELNILEIKEDWIFDRKRSRLYYDIQTVTLLLPADKNPAGFEVPIASFKYKDLDKLFRSDPKKFIWYNPQNQAQHKNLADAFDLRLFYGRITKVANPGDQDLVGMYGDREGLLKSYQTEYELMETEHSLWEY